A window from Pseudomonas frederiksbergensis encodes these proteins:
- the sstT gene encoding serine/threonine transporter SstT, with the protein MTALSPSLWFRLNRLSLVAQIIIGLIAGIALALFAPEVAKSTAFIGKVFVSALKAVAPILVFVLVMASIANHKHGQETHIRPILFLYLLGTFAAAVVAVVASMLFPSSLVLATHDVAVSAPGGISEVLQSLLLSVVDNPVSALMNANFIGILAWAIGMGIAIRHAGDTTREVLGDLSNGVTLIVRLVIRFAPLGIFGLVASTLATSGFGALIGYVHLLAVLLGCMLFVALVMNPAIVFWKLRRNPYPLVITCLRESGITAFFTRSSAANIPVNLELSKRLGLHEDTYSVSIPLGATINMAGAAITITVLTLAAVHTLGIAVDIPTAILLSIVAAICACGASGVAGGSLLLIPLACSLFGIPSEIAMQVVAVGFIIGVLQDSAETALNSSTDVLFTAAACLGEDEKAARMA; encoded by the coding sequence ATGACCGCTTTATCCCCTTCGCTATGGTTCCGCCTGAATCGCTTGAGCCTGGTCGCACAAATCATCATCGGCCTGATTGCCGGGATTGCCCTGGCCCTGTTCGCGCCAGAGGTGGCCAAGTCCACCGCATTCATCGGCAAAGTCTTCGTTTCGGCGCTTAAAGCTGTCGCACCGATTTTGGTGTTCGTGCTGGTCATGGCCTCGATTGCCAATCACAAGCACGGCCAGGAAACCCACATCCGGCCGATTCTGTTTCTGTATCTGCTGGGAACGTTTGCGGCGGCGGTGGTGGCCGTTGTCGCCAGCATGTTGTTCCCGTCGAGCCTGGTGTTGGCCACTCACGACGTTGCGGTCAGCGCACCGGGCGGTATCAGCGAGGTGCTGCAAAGCCTGCTGTTGAGCGTGGTCGACAACCCGGTCAGCGCACTGATGAATGCCAACTTCATCGGAATTCTGGCGTGGGCGATTGGCATGGGCATTGCCATTCGCCATGCCGGTGACACCACTCGTGAAGTGCTCGGCGACTTGTCCAACGGCGTGACCCTGATCGTACGCCTGGTGATCCGTTTTGCGCCGCTGGGTATTTTTGGCCTGGTGGCTTCGACCCTCGCCACTTCCGGTTTTGGTGCCTTGATCGGTTACGTGCATCTGCTGGCGGTCTTGCTGGGCTGCATGCTGTTTGTGGCGCTGGTGATGAACCCGGCCATCGTGTTCTGGAAGCTGCGTCGCAACCCGTATCCACTGGTGATCACGTGCTTGCGCGAAAGCGGCATCACTGCGTTTTTTACCCGCAGCTCGGCGGCGAACATTCCGGTCAATCTGGAATTGAGCAAGCGCCTGGGCCTGCACGAAGACACCTATTCGGTCTCGATCCCGCTGGGTGCAACGATCAACATGGCGGGCGCTGCAATCACCATTACCGTGCTGACCCTGGCGGCCGTGCATACGCTGGGCATTGCCGTGGACATTCCGACCGCCATCCTGCTGAGCATCGTCGCGGCGATCTGTGCCTGTGGCGCTTCGGGCGTGGCGGGCGGCTCGTTGCTGTTGATTCCACTGGCGTGCAGCCTGTTTGGCATCCCCAGTGAAATCGCCATGCAGGTGGTGGCCGTCGGGTTCATCATCGGTGTGCTGCAGGACTCGGCGGAAACCGCGCTGAACTCCTCCACCGACGTGCTGTTCACCGCGGCGGCGTGCCTGGGCGAAGACGAGAAAGCCGCGCGTATGGCGTAA
- a CDS encoding DUF1993 family protein encodes MTISLYAASVPVFKQMLNALSDVLNKAEAHATAKNIDPNALLQARLYPDMFPLVRQVQIAVDFAKGVSARLAEVELPKYDDTETTFAELQALIAKVLAFIGEIKPEQIDGKEGIEIITRQGTPKEKRFTGQAYLLSYGLPQFFFHVTTTYALLRHNGVEVGKRDYMGAF; translated from the coding sequence ATGACTATTTCCCTGTACGCCGCTTCCGTTCCGGTTTTCAAACAAATGCTCAACGCCCTGAGCGACGTCTTGAACAAGGCCGAAGCCCACGCCACTGCCAAGAACATCGACCCGAATGCTTTGCTGCAAGCCCGTCTGTACCCGGACATGTTCCCGCTGGTCCGTCAGGTGCAGATCGCCGTTGATTTCGCCAAGGGCGTTTCCGCGCGTCTGGCCGAAGTCGAACTGCCGAAATACGACGACACCGAAACCACCTTTGCCGAGCTGCAAGCGCTGATTGCCAAAGTGCTGGCCTTCATCGGCGAGATCAAACCGGAACAGATCGACGGCAAGGAAGGCATCGAAATCATCACCCGTCAGGGCACGCCGAAAGAAAAACGCTTCACCGGCCAGGCTTACCTGCTGAGCTACGGTCTGCCGCAATTCTTCTTCCACGTCACCACCACCTACGCATTGCTGCGTCACAACGGTGTGGAAGTGGGCAAGCGCGATTACATGGGCGCGTTCTAA
- a CDS encoding ArnT family glycosyltransferase yields the protein MRRTLSPSVECLGLMLLALLLVGAGFGLRQPQNVDEERFLGVALEMLHNGSWLIPHRAAEIYGDKPPIFMWTVAFFTWITGMPALALYIPGLLSATSVTAMLYDLGRRLWNQQAGRTAALLYLATYQTYSILRTGQIDSFLILFTSLGLYGLARHLLLGPAWRWFYAGCAAMGIGVITKGVGFLPALMLIPYAYAVRKGWPGVVAMPGEARKWCLGFLVVLGAVAIWLLPLAVSIAFNGAADEIAYAREILLRQTAGRYAAAWDHREPFWYFFVNVIPQYWMPLVLALPWLVPAWRRQLRKRDGRVLVLLGWVVLVVLFFCLSSGKRKLYIYPALPALVLVAAPLIPWLFKRWFGKRPRGRRVFQVLAVTWFALWFARGFVDPVKDGPNPHEALMVQAAAMTQGADLVLVNWREGHWLFARQPIVHFGMIGSTVEQAAQWLREHRQAYALVPDELLSRCFNPQAARELGETSRAQWSIVGADADNGRCHPGQPANIYRFTWDRAWL from the coding sequence GTGCGCCGAACCCTGTCACCCAGCGTCGAATGCCTGGGGTTGATGTTGCTTGCTCTTTTATTGGTCGGCGCCGGGTTTGGGCTGCGCCAGCCGCAGAATGTCGACGAGGAGCGATTCCTCGGCGTTGCGCTGGAGATGCTGCATAACGGTTCCTGGCTGATTCCGCATCGAGCCGCCGAAATCTACGGCGATAAACCACCGATTTTCATGTGGACGGTGGCGTTTTTCACCTGGATCACCGGGATGCCCGCCCTTGCCCTTTATATTCCGGGGCTTTTGTCTGCCACATCGGTCACGGCCATGCTCTATGACCTGGGGCGCCGGTTGTGGAATCAGCAGGCCGGACGAACAGCCGCGCTGCTGTACCTGGCCACGTATCAGACGTACAGCATTCTGCGGACCGGTCAGATCGACAGTTTTCTGATTCTGTTCACCTCTCTGGGCCTGTACGGCCTGGCCCGTCACTTGTTGCTCGGGCCCGCCTGGCGTTGGTTCTACGCGGGTTGCGCGGCCATGGGCATTGGCGTGATCACCAAAGGGGTCGGCTTTCTCCCGGCGTTGATGCTGATTCCGTATGCCTATGCAGTACGCAAAGGCTGGCCTGGCGTGGTGGCCATGCCGGGCGAGGCGCGCAAGTGGTGCCTGGGTTTTTTGGTGGTGCTTGGCGCCGTCGCGATCTGGCTGCTGCCCCTGGCGGTGTCCATCGCCTTCAATGGCGCCGCTGATGAAATCGCCTATGCACGGGAAATTCTGCTGCGCCAGACAGCGGGGCGCTATGCCGCCGCGTGGGATCACCGAGAACCGTTCTGGTACTTCTTCGTCAACGTCATCCCGCAATACTGGATGCCGTTGGTGCTGGCCTTGCCATGGCTCGTGCCCGCCTGGCGCAGGCAGTTGCGCAAGCGCGACGGTCGAGTGCTGGTGCTGCTGGGCTGGGTCGTACTGGTGGTTTTGTTTTTCTGCCTGAGCAGCGGCAAGCGCAAGTTGTACATCTATCCGGCGTTACCGGCGCTGGTGCTGGTTGCGGCACCGCTGATTCCGTGGCTGTTCAAGCGCTGGTTCGGCAAGCGCCCGCGCGGTCGGCGGGTGTTCCAGGTGTTGGCCGTCACGTGGTTCGCGCTGTGGTTTGCGCGCGGTTTCGTCGATCCGGTCAAGGACGGGCCCAATCCCCACGAGGCGCTGATGGTGCAAGCAGCGGCGATGACCCAGGGCGCAGACCTGGTGCTGGTCAACTGGCGTGAGGGCCATTGGTTATTCGCCCGACAGCCGATCGTGCATTTCGGGATGATCGGCTCCACGGTCGAGCAGGCCGCTCAATGGCTGCGCGAACACCGTCAGGCGTACGCCTTGGTGCCGGACGAACTGCTGAGCCGGTGTTTCAATCCGCAGGCCGCCCGTGAACTGGGGGAAACTTCGCGCGCACAGTGGTCGATTGTCGGTGCCGATGCCGACAACGGCCGTTGTCATCCCGGACAGCCAGCCAATATCTATCGCTTCACCTGGGACCGCGCATGGCTATAA
- a CDS encoding lipid-A-disaccharide synthase N-terminal domain-containing protein, with amino-acid sequence MNLSRETLWLVVGFSGQIAFTGRFVLQWLYSEYKKRSVIPVSFWYLSIVGSALLFAYAIYRQDPVFIAGQAFGSIVYLRNLQLIARNKTLKD; translated from the coding sequence ATGAACCTGTCTCGCGAAACCCTGTGGCTGGTGGTCGGTTTCAGTGGCCAGATCGCCTTCACCGGTCGCTTTGTCCTGCAGTGGCTGTACAGCGAATACAAGAAACGCAGCGTGATTCCGGTGAGCTTCTGGTACCTGAGCATCGTCGGCAGCGCGCTGCTGTTCGCTTACGCCATTTACCGACAGGACCCGGTTTTTATCGCCGGTCAGGCATTCGGTTCCATCGTCTATTTGCGCAACCTGCAATTGATTGCCCGCAACAAAACCTTGAAGGACTGA
- a CDS encoding glycosyltransferase family 2 protein, giving the protein MSQDIFVSVLIPAKNEASNLKLLLEEIRIALVDEAYEIIVVDDGSTDASLQELRQTRHSGLSTLRILRHERSLGQSTSLYHAALVARGQWLATLDGDGQNDPADIPGMLALVRSEQGRVDLQLVAGHRVNRRDTASKRWASRFANGLRSRMLKDQTPDTGCGLKLIQRAAFLRLPYFDHMHRFIPALIQRHNGRMITHPVNHRPRTAGVSKYGNIDRALVGILDLIGVWWLIRRTRLHARAQEIEG; this is encoded by the coding sequence ATGAGCCAAGACATATTTGTATCCGTCCTGATTCCGGCAAAGAACGAGGCGAGCAATCTCAAATTGCTGCTCGAAGAAATCCGTATCGCACTGGTCGATGAGGCGTATGAAATCATCGTCGTGGACGATGGCAGTACTGACGCTTCCTTGCAGGAGCTACGGCAGACGCGGCACAGCGGCCTGAGTACGTTGCGTATCCTGCGCCATGAGCGTTCGCTGGGGCAGAGCACTTCGCTCTACCATGCGGCGCTTGTCGCCCGGGGCCAATGGCTGGCCACGCTCGATGGCGACGGTCAGAACGACCCGGCGGATATCCCCGGCATGCTGGCATTAGTGCGCAGCGAGCAGGGCCGCGTCGACCTTCAGTTGGTGGCCGGGCACCGGGTCAACCGTCGCGATACCGCGAGCAAGCGCTGGGCCTCGCGTTTTGCCAACGGGTTGCGCAGCCGGATGCTCAAGGACCAGACGCCGGACACCGGCTGCGGGCTGAAACTGATACAGCGGGCGGCGTTTCTGCGCTTGCCGTACTTCGACCATATGCACCGGTTCATTCCTGCGCTGATCCAGCGTCATAACGGCCGGATGATCACCCATCCGGTCAACCATCGGCCCCGCACGGCCGGGGTATCCAAATACGGAAACATCGACCGGGCCTTGGTGGGCATCCTCGATCTGATCGGCGTCTGGTGGCTGATCAGGCGCACGCGCCTGCATGCCCGTGCGCAGGAGATCGAAGGATGA
- a CDS encoding NAD-dependent epimerase, whose translation MTVLVTGAAGFIGYHTVKRLCQEGLEVVGIDNLNDYYSVELKHARLNELKNLSGFHFQALDIVDKPALMALFKDHGFTEVIHLAAQAGVRYSLDNPDVYAQSNLTGFLNVLEACRRHRPEHLIYASSSSVYGTNSKMPFSVEDAVDHPISLYAASKRANELMAHSYCHLFGLKASGLRFFTVYGPWGRPDMALFKFTDAILNGRPIDLYNQGQMSRDFTYIDDIVESIARLRPRPPLSDGPGDGANRIFNIGRGTPVALLDFVECLESALGRKARRNFLPLQAGDVVKTWADVSALAQWVDFRPQVTVEAGVAEFVKWYSHFYQR comes from the coding sequence ATGACCGTACTGGTCACCGGCGCCGCCGGTTTCATCGGGTATCACACGGTCAAGCGCTTGTGTCAGGAAGGTCTTGAGGTGGTCGGTATCGACAATCTCAACGACTACTACAGCGTGGAACTCAAACACGCACGGCTCAACGAACTCAAGAATCTGTCGGGCTTTCATTTCCAGGCACTGGATATCGTCGACAAACCGGCCTTGATGGCTTTGTTCAAGGATCACGGCTTCACAGAGGTTATCCATCTGGCAGCCCAGGCGGGCGTTCGCTACTCGCTGGACAACCCGGACGTGTATGCGCAATCGAACCTGACCGGTTTCTTGAATGTGCTGGAAGCCTGCCGGCGCCATCGCCCCGAGCATCTGATTTATGCGTCGAGCAGCTCGGTGTACGGCACCAACAGCAAAATGCCGTTCAGCGTCGAAGACGCTGTCGATCATCCGATTTCGTTGTATGCCGCCAGTAAGCGTGCCAACGAGCTGATGGCCCACAGCTATTGCCATCTATTTGGACTGAAGGCCAGCGGCCTGCGTTTTTTTACCGTTTACGGACCTTGGGGGCGCCCCGACATGGCGCTGTTCAAATTTACCGACGCGATCCTCAACGGCAGACCGATTGACCTCTACAACCAAGGTCAGATGTCGCGCGACTTCACCTACATCGACGACATCGTCGAAAGCATTGCGCGCCTGCGCCCGAGACCGCCGTTATCGGACGGCCCTGGCGATGGCGCCAACCGGATCTTCAACATCGGGCGCGGCACGCCGGTGGCGCTGCTGGATTTCGTCGAGTGTCTGGAGTCGGCATTGGGCAGGAAAGCCCGGCGCAACTTCCTGCCGCTGCAGGCTGGCGATGTCGTCAAGACCTGGGCGGATGTGTCGGCATTGGCGCAGTGGGTCGATTTCCGTCCTCAAGTGACAGTTGAAGCCGGCGTAGCCGAATTTGTGAAGTGGTACAGCCACTTTTATCAGAGATAA
- a CDS encoding YceH family protein: MSTEQETTFDEPRLNSTEIRILGSLIEKQATSPETYPLTLNALVIACNQKTSREPVMNLTQGQVGQSLRALEGRGFTKLVMGSRADRWEHKVDKALELVPAQVILAGLLFLRGPQTVNELLTRSGRMHDFEDAEQVVHQLERLIARGLALLIPRQAGQREDRYMHALGDPADIEVILAARQNPTERGAGGGVSVERIEELEARIAALEERLARLE; encoded by the coding sequence ATGAGCACCGAGCAAGAAACGACCTTCGACGAGCCGCGACTCAACAGCACGGAAATCCGCATTCTGGGTTCGTTGATCGAGAAACAGGCCACCAGTCCGGAAACCTATCCGCTAACCCTTAATGCGCTGGTGATCGCCTGCAACCAGAAAACCAGCCGCGAGCCGGTGATGAACCTGACCCAGGGTCAAGTCGGCCAAAGCCTGCGCGCGCTTGAAGGCCGCGGCTTCACCAAACTGGTGATGGGCAGCCGTGCGGATCGCTGGGAACACAAAGTCGACAAGGCCCTGGAACTGGTGCCGGCTCAAGTCATTCTTGCGGGGCTGCTGTTCCTGCGCGGTCCGCAAACGGTCAATGAACTGCTGACCCGCAGCGGCCGCATGCATGACTTCGAGGATGCCGAACAGGTGGTGCATCAACTGGAACGCTTGATCGCTCGCGGTCTGGCGCTGTTGATTCCGCGCCAGGCCGGTCAGCGTGAAGACCGCTACATGCACGCCTTGGGCGACCCGGCGGACATCGAAGTGATCCTGGCGGCACGGCAGAACCCGACCGAACGTGGCGCGGGTGGTGGCGTATCGGTTGAGCGGATCGAAGAGCTCGAGGCGCGAATTGCGGCGCTGGAAGAGCGCCTGGCCCGCCTCGAATAA
- a CDS encoding cupin domain-containing protein codes for MHPAILNLDQAELEPLPEAFAPTGDTADRYRQRQARIGQQLGAQKLGYRLYALEPGMRGSPFHSHRVNEEMFYIVAGEGEIRLGTERFPIRAGDVIACPPGGPEAAHQIINTSNAELRYLAVSTQQSPEICEYPDSGKYAVMDDFKVDAEGNASGFVAVARPADGVDYWDGE; via the coding sequence ATGCATCCTGCCATTCTTAATCTGGATCAGGCCGAACTTGAGCCGCTGCCCGAAGCGTTTGCGCCGACGGGAGACACCGCCGACCGCTATCGGCAACGGCAGGCACGCATCGGCCAGCAACTCGGCGCGCAGAAGCTGGGTTATCGCCTGTACGCGCTGGAACCGGGGATGCGTGGCAGCCCGTTTCACAGTCATCGGGTCAACGAGGAGATGTTTTACATCGTGGCCGGGGAAGGTGAGATTCGCTTGGGCACCGAGCGTTTCCCCATTCGCGCCGGAGATGTCATTGCCTGCCCGCCGGGTGGCCCTGAAGCCGCGCACCAGATCATCAACACCAGCAACGCTGAACTGCGCTACCTGGCGGTCAGCACCCAACAATCACCCGAGATTTGCGAATACCCGGATTCCGGCAAGTACGCGGTGATGGACGACTTCAAGGTCGACGCCGAGGGCAATGCCTCGGGCTTCGTCGCCGTCGCCCGGCCGGCCGACGGCGTGGATTATTGGGACGGCGAGTAG
- a CDS encoding shikimate 5-dehydrogenase, giving the protein MQMNPDRDTQLCMSLSARPGNFGLRFHNHLYEQLDLNFYYKAFSSQDLSGAVGGIRALGIRGCGVSMPFKEACIALVDELDPSAAAIQSINTIVNTNGHLKAYNTDYIAIAQLLDTHQVPKELTFALRGSGGMAKAVASALRDGGYKNGLIVARNERSGRALAESLGYRWQAELGSERPQMLINVTPIGMSGPEADQLAFDAESIAAAETVFDVVAVPSETPLIVRARAEGKRVITGLEVIAIQALEQFVLYTGVRPTAEQFHKAVEFARSGLGYPAAPQAKP; this is encoded by the coding sequence ATGCAGATGAACCCCGACAGAGACACCCAGCTGTGCATGTCGCTTTCCGCACGACCCGGGAACTTCGGCCTGCGGTTTCACAATCATCTGTATGAGCAACTGGACCTGAATTTTTACTACAAGGCCTTCAGCAGTCAGGACCTGTCAGGCGCCGTTGGCGGCATTCGCGCCTTGGGGATTCGGGGTTGCGGCGTGTCGATGCCGTTCAAGGAGGCGTGCATTGCGCTGGTCGATGAACTGGACCCTTCCGCCGCGGCCATTCAATCGATCAACACCATCGTCAACACTAATGGCCATCTCAAGGCTTACAACACTGACTACATCGCAATCGCCCAGTTGCTTGACACCCATCAGGTGCCGAAGGAATTGACCTTTGCCCTGCGCGGCAGCGGCGGCATGGCCAAGGCGGTGGCCAGTGCCTTGCGCGATGGTGGCTACAAAAATGGCCTGATCGTTGCTCGTAACGAGCGTTCCGGACGGGCGTTGGCCGAGTCGCTGGGCTATCGATGGCAAGCGGAGCTGGGCTCGGAGCGGCCGCAGATGTTGATCAACGTCACACCGATTGGCATGTCCGGCCCCGAGGCCGATCAGTTGGCATTCGATGCTGAATCCATCGCTGCTGCCGAGACGGTTTTCGACGTGGTGGCAGTCCCCTCGGAAACTCCGTTGATTGTGCGCGCTCGTGCTGAAGGCAAGCGAGTGATCACCGGTTTGGAAGTGATCGCGATCCAGGCGCTGGAGCAGTTCGTGCTGTACACGGGCGTGCGGCCGACCGCTGAGCAGTTTCACAAAGCCGTGGAATTTGCCCGCAGTGGCCTTGGCTATCCTGCTGCCCCGCAAGCGAAACCGTGA
- a CDS encoding AI-2E family transporter: MNEETVQNKSLVILLGLVTAAFIWILLPFYGAVFWAVILGILFAPLHRRLQLKFGWERNLTSLFTLSICLVIAILPVIALSILLVQEGASVYNRIESGELDIAGYVTHFKQSLPPYFQHLLDRAGVGELDGLREKIIKSAVTGNEFIATKAFSFGQGTFEFVVSFFIMLYLLFFFLRDGAELARKVRAAVPLQDTQKRRLQLKFNRVVRATVKGNLLVAITQGALGGLIFWFLDIPSALLWAVLMAFLSLLPAVGAGIVWAPVAAFFLFAGSIWQGVVLVLFGIFVIGLVDNVLRPILVGKDTKMPDYLILISTLGGLAIFGLNGFVIGPLIAALFMSSWAIFIETKPRVQLP; encoded by the coding sequence ATGAACGAAGAGACAGTACAAAACAAATCACTGGTGATCTTGCTGGGGCTGGTCACTGCTGCCTTCATCTGGATTTTGCTGCCGTTTTACGGCGCGGTGTTCTGGGCGGTGATTCTCGGCATCCTTTTCGCGCCCTTGCACCGACGACTGCAACTGAAGTTCGGCTGGGAACGCAATCTGACGTCGCTGTTCACCCTGAGCATCTGCCTGGTGATCGCGATTCTGCCGGTGATTGCCCTGAGTATCTTGCTGGTGCAAGAAGGTGCCTCGGTCTACAACCGCATCGAAAGCGGCGAACTGGACATCGCCGGGTATGTGACGCATTTCAAACAGAGCCTGCCGCCGTATTTCCAGCACTTGCTCGATCGGGCAGGGGTAGGCGAGCTGGACGGGCTGCGGGAGAAAATCATCAAGAGTGCGGTGACCGGCAATGAGTTTATCGCCACGAAGGCGTTCAGTTTTGGCCAAGGCACGTTCGAGTTTGTGGTGAGCTTTTTCATCATGCTCTACCTGCTGTTCTTCTTTTTGCGTGACGGTGCCGAACTGGCCCGCAAAGTGCGCGCTGCCGTGCCGCTGCAGGACACCCAGAAACGCCGTTTGCAACTCAAGTTCAATCGGGTGGTTCGAGCGACAGTGAAGGGCAACCTGTTGGTGGCAATCACACAGGGTGCATTGGGCGGTCTGATTTTCTGGTTTCTGGATATTCCGAGCGCGTTGCTCTGGGCGGTGTTGATGGCGTTTCTGTCGCTGTTGCCAGCGGTGGGGGCGGGGATTGTCTGGGCACCGGTGGCGGCGTTTTTCCTGTTCGCCGGTTCGATCTGGCAGGGCGTGGTACTGGTGCTGTTCGGGATCTTTGTGATTGGCCTGGTGGATAACGTGCTGCGACCGATTCTGGTCGGCAAGGATACCAAGATGCCGGACTATCTGATCCTGATCTCGACCCTGGGCGGTCTGGCCATCTTCGGCCTCAATGGCTTTGTGATCGGGCCGCTGATTGCTGCGCTGTTCATGTCGAGCTGGGCAATCTTCATTGAAACCAAACCGCGGGTGCAGCTACCTTAA
- the yegQ gene encoding tRNA 5-hydroxyuridine modification protein YegQ yields MTLLPPELLAPAGTLKNMRYAFAYGADAVYAGQPRYSLRVRNNEFDHANLALGIHEAQAQGKRFYVVVNIAPHNAKLKTFLKDLAPIIAMAPDALIMSDPGLIMLVRRHYPQMPIHLSVQANTVNWASVEFWQQQGLSRIILSRELSLEEIAEIREQVPAMELEVFVHGALCMAYSGRCLLSGYMNKRDANQGSCTNACRWKYSAQEATENQLGEIVQTFQPEPTLGIGTPTDQVFLLQEANRPDELMPAFEDEHGTYIMNAKDLRAVQHVERLTQMGVHSLKIEGRTKSHFYCARTTQVYRRAIDDAVAGRAFDRSLMTDLESLAQRGYTEGFLRRHVHDEYQNYQHGSSVSERQQFVGELTGERRDRMAEIKVKNRFGLGDHMELMTPKGNFQFDLHQLQNVRGEPVEVAPGDGHTVYLPIPDAVDLQFGLLMRDVSVT; encoded by the coding sequence ATGACTCTCCTGCCTCCAGAACTGCTGGCCCCCGCCGGCACCCTGAAAAACATGCGATATGCCTTCGCCTACGGCGCCGATGCGGTGTACGCCGGTCAGCCGCGCTACAGCCTGCGGGTGCGCAACAACGAATTCGATCACGCCAATCTGGCCCTCGGCATTCACGAAGCCCAGGCTCAAGGCAAGCGCTTCTATGTGGTGGTGAACATCGCCCCGCACAACGCCAAGCTGAAAACCTTCCTCAAGGATCTGGCGCCGATCATTGCCATGGCGCCGGACGCGCTGATCATGTCCGACCCGGGCTTGATCATGCTGGTCCGCCGGCATTATCCGCAGATGCCGATTCACCTGTCGGTACAGGCCAACACGGTGAACTGGGCCAGTGTCGAGTTCTGGCAGCAACAAGGCTTGAGCCGGATCATCCTGTCGCGAGAGCTGTCCCTGGAAGAAATTGCCGAGATCCGCGAGCAAGTCCCGGCCATGGAGCTGGAGGTGTTCGTCCATGGCGCCTTGTGCATGGCGTATTCCGGTCGCTGCCTGTTGTCAGGCTATATGAACAAGCGCGATGCCAATCAGGGCAGTTGCACCAATGCCTGTCGCTGGAAATATTCGGCGCAAGAGGCTACGGAAAATCAGCTCGGCGAAATCGTGCAGACCTTCCAGCCCGAACCGACCCTGGGCATCGGCACCCCGACCGATCAGGTGTTCCTGTTGCAGGAAGCCAATCGGCCCGACGAACTGATGCCGGCCTTCGAAGACGAACACGGCACCTACATCATGAACGCCAAGGACCTGCGCGCGGTGCAGCATGTCGAGCGCCTGACGCAAATGGGCGTGCACTCACTGAAAATCGAGGGCCGGACCAAATCCCATTTTTATTGCGCACGCACCACCCAGGTTTACCGCCGGGCGATCGACGACGCGGTGGCCGGTCGCGCGTTCGACCGCAGCCTGATGACGGATCTGGAATCCCTCGCCCAGCGCGGCTACACCGAAGGTTTTCTGCGGCGGCACGTGCATGACGAATACCAGAACTACCAGCACGGCAGCTCGGTGTCGGAGCGCCAGCAGTTTGTCGGCGAGCTGACAGGCGAGCGGCGTGACCGGATGGCGGAGATCAAGGTGAAGAATCGATTTGGTTTGGGCGACCATATGGAACTGATGACACCCAAGGGCAACTTCCAATTCGATTTGCATCAACTGCAAAACGTCAGGGGCGAGCCTGTCGAAGTGGCACCGGGGGATGGGCACACCGTGTACTTACCGATTCCGGATGCGGTGGATTTGCAGTTTGGGTTGTTGATGCGGGATGTGAGTGTCACATGA
- a CDS encoding LysR substrate-binding domain-containing protein, which produces MELAQIRMFKTVAEVGSIARAAELLHCVPSNITARLKSLEAELGVALFLREGRGLRISPAGQTFLAYASKILALTAEAKRAVDPSAEPSGPLRIGAIESSATGRLPRLLAKFHKRFPGVALELTTGTWGQLLDDTLNHRLDGAIVAVDVERSHLKRTPMYREELLLIASKSLGPVRDIADLQDKTVFMWPQGCPYRAALEHWLLRQGQALPIVSLASYGAIVGCVSAGAGVALVPKGVFDQYAKGAGCAGYEFPELTAIDNLFYWHENAGVHPAREAFVGMLREEFA; this is translated from the coding sequence ATGGAGCTGGCACAGATACGCATGTTCAAGACCGTTGCCGAGGTCGGCAGCATCGCCCGGGCGGCCGAGTTGTTGCATTGCGTGCCGTCGAATATCACGGCACGGCTCAAGTCCCTGGAAGCGGAGCTGGGTGTCGCGCTGTTTCTGCGCGAGGGCCGAGGGCTGCGAATCAGCCCGGCGGGGCAAACCTTCCTGGCATATGCCTCAAAAATTCTTGCCCTGACGGCGGAGGCCAAGCGTGCGGTGGACCCTTCGGCCGAGCCCTCCGGGCCGTTGCGCATTGGCGCCATCGAGTCGTCGGCAACCGGCCGATTGCCGCGTTTGCTGGCGAAATTCCACAAACGTTTCCCCGGCGTTGCGTTGGAACTGACCACCGGCACCTGGGGCCAATTACTCGACGACACGCTCAATCACCGGCTCGACGGCGCGATCGTTGCGGTGGATGTCGAGCGCTCACACCTCAAGCGCACGCCGATGTACCGCGAGGAGCTTCTGTTGATCGCCTCGAAGTCTCTGGGGCCGGTACGGGACATCGCGGATTTGCAGGACAAGACCGTGTTCATGTGGCCCCAGGGCTGTCCCTACCGGGCGGCGCTGGAGCATTGGTTGCTGCGGCAGGGGCAGGCGTTGCCGATTGTCAGCCTGGCCAGTTACGGGGCGATTGTCGGCTGCGTCAGTGCCGGTGCGGGTGTCGCGCTGGTGCCAAAAGGCGTGTTCGATCAGTACGCCAAAGGGGCAGGTTGCGCGGGGTATGAGTTCCCCGAGCTGACAGCGATCGACAACCTGTTTTACTGGCATGAAAACGCCGGGGTACACCCGGCGCGGGAGGCGTTTGTGGGGATGTTGCGCGAAGAGTTCGCTTGA